From one Pseudomonas sp. S35 genomic stretch:
- a CDS encoding sulfate ABC transporter substrate-binding protein: MKKLVSASLLAAGLALASAAQAAPVTLLNVSYDVMRDFYKDYNAAFQKHWEAEHPNDKLTLQMSFGGSSKQARSVIDGLPADVITMNMATDINALADNGKLVPDNWVTRLPNNSAPFTSATVFIVRKGNPKALKDWPDLLKDGVQVIVPNPKTSGNGRYTYLSAWGYVLKNGGDEEKAKTFVGKLFKQAPVLDTGGRAATTTFMTNQIGDVLVTFENEAEMIAREFGRDQFEVIYPSVSAEAEPPVSVVDKVVEKKGTRVAAEDYLKYLWSPEGQEIAANNYLRPRDPAVLAKYTDRFPKVDFLSVEKTFGDWRTVQKTHFNDGGVFDQIYSGQ, from the coding sequence GTGAAAAAACTCGTTAGTGCCTCTCTCCTGGCCGCCGGCCTTGCCCTGGCAAGCGCGGCCCAAGCCGCCCCGGTCACACTGCTCAACGTCTCCTACGACGTAATGCGCGATTTCTACAAGGACTACAACGCCGCCTTCCAGAAGCACTGGGAAGCCGAGCACCCGAACGACAAGCTGACCCTGCAAATGTCGTTCGGCGGTTCCAGCAAACAAGCGCGCTCGGTGATCGACGGCCTGCCGGCTGACGTGATCACCATGAACATGGCCACCGATATCAACGCCCTGGCCGACAACGGCAAACTGGTGCCGGACAACTGGGTCACGCGCCTGCCGAACAACAGCGCGCCGTTCACCTCGGCCACCGTGTTCATCGTGCGCAAAGGCAACCCCAAAGCCCTGAAAGACTGGCCGGACCTGCTCAAAGATGGCGTGCAAGTGATCGTGCCCAACCCGAAGACCTCGGGTAACGGCCGCTACACCTACCTGTCGGCCTGGGGTTATGTACTCAAGAACGGCGGCGATGAAGAGAAAGCCAAGACCTTCGTCGGCAAGCTGTTCAAGCAGGCGCCTGTGCTCGACACCGGTGGCCGCGCCGCCACTACCACGTTCATGACCAACCAGATCGGCGACGTGCTGGTGACCTTCGAGAACGAAGCCGAAATGATCGCCCGTGAGTTTGGCCGTGATCAGTTCGAAGTGATCTACCCAAGCGTCTCTGCTGAAGCCGAGCCGCCAGTGTCGGTGGTCGACAAAGTGGTCGAGAAGAAAGGCACCCGCGTGGCCGCCGAAGACTACCTGAAGTACCTGTGGTCGCCAGAAGGCCAGGAAATCGCTGCCAACAACTACCTGCGCCCGCGTGATCCGGCAGTGCTGGCCAAGTACACCGACCGCTTCCCGAAAGTCGACTTCCTGTCGGTGGAGAAGACCTTTGGTGACTGGCGCACCGTGCAGAAGACTCACTTCAATGATGGTGGCGTGTTCGACCAGATCTATAGCGGTCAATAA